One Streptomyces umbrinus genomic window, CCTCAATCCCGAGGTGGTCGTGCTGAGCAGCTGGGTCGCGGCCACGCTCGCCGAGCCGCTGCTGTACGAGGTCCGCGAGGCCGTGGCCCGGCACGCGCTGAGACGGCCGCTGGCCAGCACCGAGATCGTCCTCTCCCCCATTCCCACGGACCCGGTGTGCCTGGGCGCGGCGACGTTCGCGCTGGAGGGTGCCCTCAGCTCGGTGGGCCTGAGACCCGTCGGCGGCAAGGCCTCCGCCCCTCGTCGTGTCTCCCCCACGAAGAGCCGTACAGCGCCGTCTTCCTGACGTCGGCGCTCTGCCACGTCCGGTATTCCGGACGGGGCACAACGCTTCTAACAGACTTCGTCCAACCCCTTGCCGAAGCATTAGCCGAAGGTTAACGTCCCGCCACCGCACAGCGATTTCGAGCCGCAGCCGTACTCGAGACAAGGACGTCAGAATGTCGGCACTGAGCAACAGCAACTGGGACCGTCGATCCGTACTGCGAGCCGCGGCGGGGCTCGCCGCGCTGGGTCCGCTGGCCGCCTGCGGCGGCAACACCGGCCGTGAGGGCGGCGGCAGTTCGGGCAAGGGCCTGGTGCAGTACTTCCACGCGTACGGGGAGGCCGGGACGCAGGAGGCCATCAAGAGGTACGCGAAGGCCTACGACGAGGCCCGCGTGACCACCCAGTGGATCACGGGCAACAACTTCGAGAGCAAGCTGTTCTCGGCGCTGCTCACCGACAACGCGCCCGACGTCTTCGAGTTCCACCCGCAGCTTCAGATGATCAAGAGCGGCCAGGTGGCGCCGCTGGACGACATCATCGCTCCGGTCAAGGACGACTTCAATCCGGCCGACATCAAGTCCCACACGGTCGACGGCAAGGTCTACGGCGTCCGGATGATCGACGACCCGCAGTTCTTCTACTACCGGAAGTCGGTGCTGGAGAAGGCGGGCGTGGGAGTGCCCCAGACCCTCGAAGAGCTCGCCGAGGCCGCCGAGAAGCTCACCACCGACAAGGTCAAGGGCCTGTTCCTCGGCAACAGCATGGTGTCGACCAACTACGCCCTGGTCTGGGCGGCCGGCGCCGACCAGCTCAACGCCAAGAACGAGATCGCCTACCACACCGACGACGTGGCCGCGGCGCTGAAGGTGTACCGCAAGATGTTCACCAGCGGCCACCTGCTCCTGGACGCCCCCGCCGACTACTGGGACCCGTCCGCGCTGGTCCAGGGGCTGACGGCCATCCAGTGGTGCGGCATGTGGGCCATGCCCGTGATGCAGAAGGCCCTCGGCGACGACCTCGGCATATTCCCCTTCCCCTCGGCCGCCTCCGGCGCCAAGCCCGCGGTCTACAACGGCGGTTGGTCCATGTTCGTCAACGCCAAGGGCAAGAACGTCGACCTGGCCAAGGAGTACGTGAAGTGGCTCTGGATCGACCAGAAGGAGTACCAGGAGGACTGGGCGCTCAGCTACGGCTTCCACATCCCGCCGCGCACCTCGATCGCCGAGTCCGCCACCAAGCTCAAGTCGGGCCTGCCCGCTGAGGGAGTCAAGCTCTTCACCGACTACGGACGCTTCGACAACATCTCCTGGACCCAGGCGATGATCACCGCGCTCGAAGAAGTGATCGCCAACTCCGTCCGCAAGGGCATGGACCCGGAGAAGGCCCTGGACGCCGCGGACAAGAAGGTCAACCTCGAACTCAAGAAGCTCTTCGGATAGGCCGACGGACAACAGGTAGCGACATGTCGACCACCACGACGCGTGACGCCACGCGCCCCGCCCCGGCCAAGGTCTCCAAGACCAAGCCGCGGCGGGGCATGGGCGGCAGCACGTTCAACTTCTGGCTCTTCACCGGCCCGTTCCTCATCGGCCTGGTGATCTTCGTCTACATACCCATCGGATGGAGCGCCTGGCTCAGCTTCTTCGAGGCGCGCTACACGGTCACACCCGACAAGTTCATCGGCTTCGACAACTACAAGTTGATGCTGACGAACGGCGACTTCACCAAGTCGCTCGTCACCTTCACCGTGTTCGCCGCGATCATCGTGCCGGTCACCTGGGCGCTGTCGCTCGGGCTGGCACTGATGGTGCACCGGCTGCGCTTCATGAAGGCGTTCTTCCGGTCCGTCTTCTTCCTGCCGACGGCGTGCAGCTTCGTCGCCGCCTCGCTGATCTGGAAGATGTCCATCTTCAGCGGTGTCCGCTTCGGCATGATGAACACCGTCCTCAGCTGGTTCGGGGTCGAGAACATCGCCTGGCTGGCCAACCCGAACCCGCCCTGGTACTGGCTGGTCATCGTGACCGTACGGCTGTGGCTCCAGGCCGGCTTCTACATGATCCTGTTCCTGGCGGCCCTGCAGAACATCCCGCCGGAGCTGTACGAGGCCGCCGCGATCGACGGCGCCAAGCCGGGCTGGCAGACCTTCCGGTACATCACGCTGCCCCAGCTGAGGGCCACCTCGACGGCGGTGATCCTGCTGCTGCTCGTGGCCGCGTACCAGGCGTTCGACGAGTTCTTCAACCTGCTGGCGAAGACGACCTGGGGCCGCCCGCCCCTCGTCGAGCTGTACTACACGGCCCTCGGCGACGACCAGGACTACGGCGCCGGCAGTGCGGGCGCGGTCATCCTGACCCTGCTGATCTGCACGGTGACGCTGCTCCAGGGCAGGTTCATGGGCTTCGGCAGGGGGGAGGAGACCAAGTGACGACCACCACCCAGGTACGCGAACCGGTCGAGGCCGGCGCCGCGCGGAAGACGCGTGACCCGCGCAGGAAGCGGGGCCGGAGTGTATTCAGCAGCGCCGGGCTCTACTTCGCCACCGCCGTCTGCGCGCTGCTCTTCCTCATCCCCTTCTACCTGATCGTCCGCAACGCCCTGTCCACGGACGCCGAGATCACCGGCGAGAACTGGAAGTGGTTCCCGACCGACATCCAGTGGGGCAACGTCACTGAACTGTTCGACGACCCGACGGTCCCGTTCGCCCAGTCCCTGTGGAACTCGACGGTCGTCGGCGTCCTGCACACCATCGGCACGCTGTTGGTCTGCTCGCTCGCGGGCTACGGTCTCGCCCGCATCCCCTACAAGCACGCCAACAAGATCTTCTACGCGGTCCTGGTGACCCTGATGGTCCCGGCCGCCGTCACCTTCGTACCGAGCTTCGTGCTGGTCTCGTCGCTCGGCTGGGTGTCGAGTATGCAAGGTCTCATCGTTCCGGGGCTGTTCAGTGGTTTCACCTGCTTCCTGTTCCGGCAGTACTTCCTGGGGTTCCCCAAAGAACTGGAGGAGGCGGCGCGCGTGGACGGGCTCGGGTACTGGGGTGCGTACTGGCGCATCGTCGTGCCCAACTCGCTGAACTTCTTCGCCGCGATCGCGACGATCACCTTCATCAGCGGCTGGAACGCCTTCCTGTGGCCGCTGGTCATCGGCCAGGACCAGGAGGCGTGGACCGTGCAGGTCGCGCTCTCCTCGTACATGACCAACCAGACCGTCAATTTCCACCTGATCTTCATGGCCACCGCCATCTCGATCCTGCCCCTGGTACTCGTGTTCCTGTTCCTCCAGCGCTGGCTGGTGCAGGGGGTCGCACAGACGGGCATCAAGGGCTGACCAAGGAGAACGATGTCTTTGCGCACCACCCATTCCTCCGACGTCGGCTATGTCGAGGACGTCTCGCCCGGGAGCGGCGCGCTGCCGCCCCGGGCGTGGTACGCCTCCTCGGACGCCGATTCCCTTTCCCTGAACGGCAGTTGGCGTCTCCGGCTGTCGGCGACGGCCGATGCCGAGGACGAGTCGTTCGCCGCCGAGGGGTTCGACGCCGGGGACTGGCCCGAGGTGCGGGTCCCCGGGCACTGGGTCCTCCAGGGTGACGGGGGCTTCGGGGCGCCGATCTACACCAACCACCTCTATCCGTTCCCGGTTGATCCGCCGCGGGTGCCGACTCAGAATCCGAC contains:
- a CDS encoding carbohydrate ABC transporter permease, translated to MTTTTQVREPVEAGAARKTRDPRRKRGRSVFSSAGLYFATAVCALLFLIPFYLIVRNALSTDAEITGENWKWFPTDIQWGNVTELFDDPTVPFAQSLWNSTVVGVLHTIGTLLVCSLAGYGLARIPYKHANKIFYAVLVTLMVPAAVTFVPSFVLVSSLGWVSSMQGLIVPGLFSGFTCFLFRQYFLGFPKELEEAARVDGLGYWGAYWRIVVPNSLNFFAAIATITFISGWNAFLWPLVIGQDQEAWTVQVALSSYMTNQTVNFHLIFMATAISILPLVLVFLFLQRWLVQGVAQTGIKG
- a CDS encoding carbohydrate ABC transporter permease — encoded protein: MSTTTTRDATRPAPAKVSKTKPRRGMGGSTFNFWLFTGPFLIGLVIFVYIPIGWSAWLSFFEARYTVTPDKFIGFDNYKLMLTNGDFTKSLVTFTVFAAIIVPVTWALSLGLALMVHRLRFMKAFFRSVFFLPTACSFVAASLIWKMSIFSGVRFGMMNTVLSWFGVENIAWLANPNPPWYWLVIVTVRLWLQAGFYMILFLAALQNIPPELYEAAAIDGAKPGWQTFRYITLPQLRATSTAVILLLLVAAYQAFDEFFNLLAKTTWGRPPLVELYYTALGDDQDYGAGSAGAVILTLLICTVTLLQGRFMGFGRGEETK
- a CDS encoding ABC transporter substrate-binding protein — its product is MSALSNSNWDRRSVLRAAAGLAALGPLAACGGNTGREGGGSSGKGLVQYFHAYGEAGTQEAIKRYAKAYDEARVTTQWITGNNFESKLFSALLTDNAPDVFEFHPQLQMIKSGQVAPLDDIIAPVKDDFNPADIKSHTVDGKVYGVRMIDDPQFFYYRKSVLEKAGVGVPQTLEELAEAAEKLTTDKVKGLFLGNSMVSTNYALVWAAGADQLNAKNEIAYHTDDVAAALKVYRKMFTSGHLLLDAPADYWDPSALVQGLTAIQWCGMWAMPVMQKALGDDLGIFPFPSAASGAKPAVYNGGWSMFVNAKGKNVDLAKEYVKWLWIDQKEYQEDWALSYGFHIPPRTSIAESATKLKSGLPAEGVKLFTDYGRFDNISWTQAMITALEEVIANSVRKGMDPEKALDAADKKVNLELKKLFG